Proteins from one Haliaeetus albicilla chromosome 4, bHalAlb1.1, whole genome shotgun sequence genomic window:
- the TMEM240 gene encoding transmembrane protein 240 isoform X2 — MSMNANTMIFMILGASIVMAIACLMDMNALLDRFHNYILPHLRGEDRVCHCNCGRHHVHYVIPYDGDQSVVDSSENYFVTDNVTKQEIDLMLGLLLGFCISWFLVWMDGVLHYAVRAWRTSRRYDNSWSWIPKFCNLKEFRKRHHRQYEEATGNMVHIKQKLYHNGHPSPRHL, encoded by the exons ATGTCCATGAATGCAAACACCATGATTTTCATGATCCTGGGCGCCTCTATCGTTATG GCAATAGCTTGCTTGATGGACATGAATGCGTTGTTGGACAGATTTCACAATTACATCTTACCGCATCTGAGAGGGGAAGACCGAGTTTGTCACTGCAACTGTGGAAG GCATCATGTCCATTATGTTATTCCATATGATGGGGATCAGTCAGTGGTGGACTCCTCGGAGAATTACTTTGTGACTGACAATGTAACCAAGCAAGAGATTGATCTGATGCTGGGACTTTTGCTGGGCTTTTGTATAAGCTGGTTTCTGGTGTGGATGGATGGGGTTCTCCATTATGCAGTGCGAGCCTGGAGAACTAGCCGACGGTATG ACAATTCCTGGTCTTGGATTCCAAAATTTTGTAACTTAAAGGAGTTCAGAAAACGTCATCACAGGCAGTACGAGGAGGCGACTGGGAACATGGTGCACATCAAACAGAAGCTGTACCATAATGGGCACCCTAGCCCACGGCACCTCTGA
- the TMEM240 gene encoding transmembrane protein 240 isoform X3, translated as MDMNALLDRFHNYILPHLRGEDRVCHCNCGRHHVHYVIPYDGDQSVVDSSENYFVTDNVTKQEIDLMLGLLLGFCISWFLVWMDGVLHYAVRAWRTSRRYDNSWSWIPKFCNLKEFRKRHHRQYEEATGNMVHIKQKLYHNGHPSPRHL; from the exons ATGGACATGAATGCGTTGTTGGACAGATTTCACAATTACATCTTACCGCATCTGAGAGGGGAAGACCGAGTTTGTCACTGCAACTGTGGAAG GCATCATGTCCATTATGTTATTCCATATGATGGGGATCAGTCAGTGGTGGACTCCTCGGAGAATTACTTTGTGACTGACAATGTAACCAAGCAAGAGATTGATCTGATGCTGGGACTTTTGCTGGGCTTTTGTATAAGCTGGTTTCTGGTGTGGATGGATGGGGTTCTCCATTATGCAGTGCGAGCCTGGAGAACTAGCCGACGGTATG ACAATTCCTGGTCTTGGATTCCAAAATTTTGTAACTTAAAGGAGTTCAGAAAACGTCATCACAGGCAGTACGAGGAGGCGACTGGGAACATGGTGCACATCAAACAGAAGCTGTACCATAATGGGCACCCTAGCCCACGGCACCTCTGA
- the TMEM240 gene encoding transmembrane protein 240 isoform X1, with amino-acid sequence MQRKNTKGRPWRQGELERTDDTCMEQGPVKTAWGPWKFPVWERTGSSGALACIAFATDLLSDLGHHVHYVIPYDGDQSVVDSSENYFVTDNVTKQEIDLMLGLLLGFCISWFLVWMDGVLHYAVRAWRTSRRYDNSWSWIPKFCNLKEFRKRHHRQYEEATGNMVHIKQKLYHNGHPSPRHL; translated from the exons atgcaaaggaaaaacaccaAAGGGCGTCCGTGGAGGCAGGGTGAGTTGGAGAGAACAGATGACACCTGCATGGAGCAAGGACCCGTCAAAACAGCCTGGGGGCCTTGGAAGTTCCCCGTCTGGGAAAGGACAGGGAGCTCAGGAGCTCTGGCCTGTATTGCCTTTGCCACTGACCTTCTGAGTGACCTTGG GCATCATGTCCATTATGTTATTCCATATGATGGGGATCAGTCAGTGGTGGACTCCTCGGAGAATTACTTTGTGACTGACAATGTAACCAAGCAAGAGATTGATCTGATGCTGGGACTTTTGCTGGGCTTTTGTATAAGCTGGTTTCTGGTGTGGATGGATGGGGTTCTCCATTATGCAGTGCGAGCCTGGAGAACTAGCCGACGGTATG ACAATTCCTGGTCTTGGATTCCAAAATTTTGTAACTTAAAGGAGTTCAGAAAACGTCATCACAGGCAGTACGAGGAGGCGACTGGGAACATGGTGCACATCAAACAGAAGCTGTACCATAATGGGCACCCTAGCCCACGGCACCTCTGA